A genomic segment from Ruegeria sp. TM1040 encodes:
- a CDS encoding class I SAM-dependent DNA methyltransferase — protein sequence MSDKQTMAVYAKAAEDYAKGFARTKDTVHDRDYATFVAGLPDGGTVLDLGCGPGHWAARFRDEGLHVTAMDASPEMARYAKDTYGIDVTVATFEDIDTTAHYDGIWAFFSLLHAPRTDFPGHLLRLHRALKPGGMLALGMKLGTGERRDTLGRFYTYYSEDALRALLAEAGFEVLGARCANSKGLAGARETFVVLTAHA from the coding sequence ATGAGCGACAAGCAAACCATGGCGGTCTATGCAAAGGCCGCAGAAGACTACGCCAAGGGATTTGCCCGCACCAAGGACACCGTTCACGATCGCGATTATGCGACCTTTGTGGCCGGTCTGCCCGATGGTGGCACGGTGCTAGACCTTGGATGTGGGCCCGGGCATTGGGCGGCGCGGTTTCGCGATGAAGGCCTCCACGTCACGGCCATGGATGCCTCGCCCGAAATGGCCAGATATGCAAAGGACACCTATGGCATCGACGTGACTGTCGCCACGTTCGAGGACATTGATACAACCGCCCACTATGACGGGATCTGGGCCTTCTTCAGCCTGCTCCACGCCCCGCGTACGGATTTCCCCGGGCATCTCTTGCGGCTGCATCGTGCGCTCAAACCGGGCGGCATGCTGGCGCTTGGGATGAAACTTGGCACTGGTGAGAGACGCGACACATTGGGGCGGTTTTACACCTACTACAGCGAAGACGCGCTGCGCGCCCTGCTCGCCGAGGCAGGCTTTGAGGTTCTTGGCGCCCGCTGTGCCAATAGCAAAGGATTGGCTGGCGCCCGCGAGACCTTTGTCGTACTGACCGCCCATGCCTGA
- the rnhA gene encoding ribonuclease HI, whose amino-acid sequence MPDLFAYTDGACSGNPGPGGWGALLRAMDGETVLKERELKGGEKETTNNRMELLAAIHALESLARPSKITVVTDSAYVKNGVTGWIFGWKKNGWKTSAKKPVKNVELWQRLDAAQSRHDVTWEWVKGHAGHPENERADELARAGMAPFKSSGKSSKG is encoded by the coding sequence ATGCCTGATTTGTTTGCCTATACCGACGGAGCCTGCTCCGGTAATCCCGGCCCCGGTGGCTGGGGCGCCCTCTTGCGTGCCATGGACGGGGAGACCGTCCTGAAGGAGCGCGAACTCAAGGGCGGCGAAAAAGAGACGACCAACAACCGGATGGAGCTTCTGGCCGCGATTCATGCGCTCGAGAGCCTTGCACGCCCCTCAAAGATCACCGTGGTGACGGACTCCGCCTATGTGAAGAACGGCGTCACAGGCTGGATCTTTGGCTGGAAAAAGAACGGCTGGAAGACATCGGCGAAAAAGCCCGTCAAGAACGTAGAGCTTTGGCAACGTCTGGACGCCGCACAATCTCGCCATGACGTCACCTGGGAGTGGGTCAAGGGCCATGCGGGCCATCCGGAAAACGAGCGCGCGGACGAGCTGGCACGCGCAGGAATGGCGCCGTTCAAATCCTCTGGAAAATCTTCCAAAGGCTGA